The nucleotide sequence GTAGTTGAGGACGATCCTCTCGTAGCACTTCAGGTGTGATATCATCACCCAATCTCAACAATCGATCAATAAGTTTGGAAAGCGGTGGTTGCTCCAAAAGAGAAACCAGTTCTCCACCATTACCCCTTTGCAGATAAATTGCACTGCGCGTTTGTGCATAGTAAACGTTGGAAGCACTTAGTAGCGCACCCCTTAGCTGATGGTTGGAGCAGGGTTCACTATCTTCTGTACCCAACCAAGGACGTTTACATTGACAATAAAAGAAAGAATCACTATTACCTGTTAAGTTATTACTCTTATCTACCAAGTTTTTGCTGAGTCTTGTTTCATCACCATCAACTTCAGTAATCCCTCCAAGAGAACGTTTGGCACCACACTCACACCGGACGCTCAAACCGGCAAGGGTTGCACTTCCAGTACCCACTAGACGCAGTGGTCTATCACAAGTCGGTTTAACTGACCGATGCACCCATTCTCGCCAGGGAAAATCTTGGATATGGCCGCGATCGCACATAGCGATGATCGGAACCTGTGCCATGTATTTAGTTTTTTTCTTGCTTTCACATTCCGGGCATTTAACCTTACTACGTTCAGTCAGAGGAGATTTTTTTAGGCGATCGCAAACAGAACAAAAATGCCATTGGGGAAAACGTAAAAATGGGAGAGTTAAATAAGCATTAAGCACCCCATCGCCTTTGTTGGGTTTTCTAAACTCCGGGGGTAAGCGAAAATGATCCACTCCTAGAGACTGGGCTAAACGCCATTCATCTACTCTAAATTCGGATTTATCCTCAGCTTCGCTACCATCTTCACGCTCGTACCAGTGATCAAGTCCAGCCGTAATTAAAGATGTACCATCTCTTACCACCAGCATCGCACCTACCCCGAAAGGAGCAATCAATTGAGCGCGTCTTATTGGACCTTTAGGCATCTTCTTCTGCTCCTTCGTTTAAGTAAAGATTAGTAATCTCTGCCTGACATTCTGCATCTACATTTCTCATTGACATCGGTGTAGCCCAAGAATAACGTTGCCATTCTGGACTGGCATAATCTCCTGCTACTCTCAATAGAGGTATGTCAGTAGTATCTCTGCCCTTTCTTTCCCAATTCGTCCGTTGCCAACCCTGCCATTGAGAAGCGCGTTTGTCAAATACCTTTTCAAAATTTTCTATCTCAGCTTCGTCAATTAATTGAATGCGAGGAATCAAAATTTCTCGTAGCTGTTCTATCAGATTGTTTGGGTAAGGTTCAGGGTTCTGAATTGTTTGTTGCTCACCAGTTTGCCTCACATAAGTTGCCATAATAGCGTGTAACGCTCTATCTAAAACTGGTGGAGAAAATGGAGTAATGCTAGTTGGTTCAACTTGAGCATAAAGCTGCTGGTGATAACTACGAAACTTCTCAAAATGGGATCTATCTCTTGGTCTTGTGGGACTATATAAAGTAACTACTAAACCTGGACGCTCCCACCACCGGCGACCAACACGACCAGTTACTTGGATATATTGAGAAGTTGTCTTGGGCTGACCAACTACGGCCATCAACGATAGTCTGTCGATATCAACTCCTACTTCGATAATGTTAGAAGCTAGACAGACATCAATAGGTAGTTGATTATTGATATTGTCGCATCTGACTTCTAGTTTACTAATAGATTCAGGAACTTTATCACTGCGTATTCTTCCAGTTAATTCCAAAATATGCCACAGGCGACGCATATTTTTCCACTCTAAACCTAATCGATTTTTAATTACTTTTAAATAATCGGGAATATCTGATTGCAAAAGTGATAAACTCGTTCCTAATTCCCTGATACTGTTAAAAAATAATAGTAAAGTCCACCAAGGATCTCGTTCTTTATCTGTCAGTAAAACAGGGGCTTGCAATATAGAAGCAAACACACGCTCCATAGCAGTTGGTAAAGACCTTAAACTAGGCGCATGAACACCTACATAAACTCTACCTCGTTGCAATGTTCCATCTGCATTACGAGCATAACGTGAGAAAAAAGAATCCTCAGCATCAATTCCTGGTGGTGGAAATAGCACGACATTCACACGCCCATCGGCATCTACACGCCCATAAAGTGCTTTTACTTGGTCAGCATAGCGGCGTATAGTTGCTGTAGAACAGACAATTTTTGGTTTAATTTCTTGTCCATTACGTCTGTCAGTACAAAGTTCTTCTATAACAGTTTCATACAATCCGACAACTGAACCAAGGGGACCAGAAATCAAGTGTAATTCATCTTGAATGATTAAACCTGGTGGCGAATTTTCTCTCTCACCATCTGTACCAAT is from Nostoc sp. HK-01 and encodes:
- a CDS encoding helicase-like protein, translated to MRQANYDSTAKRYSFNPTYQAPNPLKTNSNRGKWRAFQIAFLLMSIQSTSEGEIPERSTVELIWFPTGGGKTEAYLALSAFSLFMRRLKNPADVGVNVLMRYTLRLLTAQQFQRASALICSMEYLRRQNQTELGKEPFSIGIWVGGETTPNNRTDAVSKLTKLQKDSSAENPFIISQCPWCSAQMGRYPGKDMPKGSNILGYQQSRGTVVFKCSDNACEFHTGLPIYVIDEDIYEKRPSLIIGTVDKFAGLAWGYAQKARALFGIGTDGERENSPPGLIIQDELHLISGPLGSVVGLYETVIEELCTDRRNGQEIKPKIVCSTATIRRYADQVKALYGRVDADGRVNVVLFPPPGIDAEDSFFSRYARNADGTLQRGRVYVGVHAPSLRSLPTAMERVFASILQAPVLLTDKERDPWWTLLLFFNSIRELGTSLSLLQSDIPDYLKVIKNRLGLEWKNMRRLWHILELTGRIRSDKVPESISKLEVRCDNINNQLPIDVCLASNIIEVGVDIDRLSLMAVVGQPKTTSQYIQVTGRVGRRWWERPGLVVTLYSPTRPRDRSHFEKFRSYHQQLYAQVEPTSITPFSPPVLDRALHAIMATYVRQTGEQQTIQNPEPYPNNLIEQLREILIPRIQLIDEAEIENFEKVFDKRASQWQGWQRTNWERKGRDTTDIPLLRVAGDYASPEWQRYSWATPMSMRNVDAECQAEITNLYLNEGAEEDA